From one Lotus japonicus ecotype B-129 chromosome 3, LjGifu_v1.2 genomic stretch:
- the LOC130745270 gene encoding F-box/LRR-repeat protein At4g14103-like, with protein sequence MAGLISLSTLQTNNVGDMKDMISNLPDSILHHILALLPTKDAIQTSILAKRWKYLWTCLCVYDFSKYLAITSMNQGQESVNCLLDQVDRLLYHSNCVKRLSVMIYVDCGMCYGVDVDADRVNSLISAVVKHNIEELKLSLPVRPPFVLPNCFSASESLTKMVLHLGCALDVASGIHFPSLKTLKLVFVNFANEKSAQQLFSGCPVLEKLSLCNCNWDNIKQISIKFPTLKTLVISGASSSRGHLLNSTITVDAANLLYFSYNSHVTVEFVLVNLASIVDAHIEVPQPSENLIKLLSGLGSIKSLRLSNDILEGFDPEICLDGEHWILNSVPFCFKYSLKLFSISHFRGVEAEIQLLKFLLENATVLAEIRIFCSKILSADLKKQAEISNQLQLVGLGSCVIKFT encoded by the exons ATGGCTGGTTTAATCTCACTATCTACTTTACAAACCAATAATGTGGGTGACATGAAAGATATGATCAGCAACTTACCAGATAGCATTCTTCATCACATTCTTGCTTTACTCCCTACCAAAGATGCTATACAAACATCCATTTTGGCGAAAAGGTGGAAGTACTTGTGGACCTGCTTATGTGTCTATGATTTTAGCAAGTATCTGGCAATCACTTCCATGAACCAAGGACAGGAATCTGTAAATTGCCTTTTAGACCAAGTGGACAGACTACTTTATCATTCTAATTGTGTGAAAAGGCTCAGTGTCATGATTTATGTAGATTGTGGGATGTGTTATGGAGTTGACGTTGATGCGGATCGAGTTAATTCTCTTATATCTGCTGTAGTGAAGCACAACATTGAAGAGCTTAAGCTTTCCCTACCTGTGAGGCCTCCATTTGTTTTACCTAATTGTTTCTCAGCTTCTGAATCATTGACTAAGATGGTTTTACATCTGGGTTGTGCTCTAGATGTTGCTAGCGGCATTCATTTTCCTAGCCTAAAGACATTAAAGCTTGTATTTGTGAACTTCGCAAATGAGAAGTCAGCTCAACAACTTTTCTCTGGGTGCCCTGTCCTAGAAAAGTTAAGCTTGTGTAATTGTAATTGGGACAACATCAAGCAAATCAGCATAAAATTTCCCACATTAAAGACATTAGTCATCTCTGGCGCCAGTTCTAGTCGAGGCCATTTGCTCAATTCTACAATTACGGTCGATGCTGCAAATCTTTTATATTTCAGTTATAACAGCCATGTAACAGTAGAATTTGTCCTTGTTAACCTGGCCTCCATAGTTGATGCACATATTGAGGTTCCTCAACCCTCAGAAAATCTAATTAAACTATTGAGTGGTCTTGGTAGTATCAAATCTCTTAGATTATCAAATGATATTCTTGAG GGATTTGACCCAGAGATCTGCTTGGATGGTGAACACTGGATATTGAACTCAGTGCCTTTTTGTTTCAAATATAGTctcaaattattttctatttcacATTTTCGTGGGGTTGAAGCTGAAATCCAGTTGCTAAAGTTTTTGTTAGAAAATGCCACAGTTTTGGCGGAAATCCGGATATTCTGTTCGAAAATTTTATCTGCTGATTTGAAGAAGCAGGCTGAGATCAGCAATCAGTTGCAACTTGTAGGCCTGGGAAGTTGTGTCATTAAGTTTACATGA
- the LOC130749850 gene encoding F-box/LRR-repeat protein At4g14096-like — MAGLISPPDVHKLQRNNVGDMKDMISILPDCILHLILSLLPTKEAIRTSILAKRWKYLWTFLSSFDFRSYLFRPSMKEDRKQKSACYLLDQVNRLLYHSNCVKKLCVTASGVSIDVDRVNSLISSAVKHKIEVLKLLVHVKPLFVLPNFCSASDTLNKLVLEPHCVLDVASGIYFPSLKTLKLSRVTFANEKSVQQLFSGCPVLQKLSLCNCNWCNIKQISITTPTLKILTIFSGLSVYMNSTVKIDAGNLLYFSYTGYSMVDFVLVNLASIVDARVDCFYPLFGHTIGTPVPKLLGGLGSIKSLKLSNDTLQACLTAS; from the coding sequence ATGGCTGGTTTAATCTCACCACCTGATGTACATAAGCTCCAAAGAAATAACGTGGGCGACATGAAAGATATGATCAGCATCTTACCTGATTGTATTCTTCATCTTATTCTTTCTTTACTGCCTACCAAAGAGGCTATTCGAACTTCCATTTTGGCTAAAAGGTGGAAGTACTTGTGGACCTTCTTATCTTCCTTTGATTTTAGAAGTTATTTGTTTAGGCCCAGCATGAAGGAAGACCGAAAACAGAAATCTGCATGTTACCTTCTAGATCAAGTGAACAGACTACTTTATCATTCTAATTGTGTAAAAAAGCTATGTGTCACAGCTTCTGGAGTTTCCATTGATGTGGATAGAGTCAATTCTCTTATATCTTCTGCAGTGAAGCACAAAATCGAAGTGCTTAAGCTTTTGGTACATGTAAAGCCTTTGTTTGTGTTACCTAACTTCTGCTCAGCTTCTGATACATTGAATAAGCTGGTTTTAGAACCTCACTGTGTTCTAGATGTTGCTAGTGGAATTTATTTCCCTAGCCTGAAGACATTAAAGCTCTCACGTGTTACCTTTGCAAATGAGAAGTCAGTTCAACAGCTTTTCTCTGGGTGCCCTGTCCTACAAAAGTTAAGCTTGTGTAATTGTAATTGGTGTAACATCAAGCAGATCAGCATTACAACTCCTACATTAAAGATATTAACCATCTTTTCGGGCCTCAGCGTTTATATGAATTCTACAGTCAAGATTGATGCTGGAAATCTTTTATATTTCAGTTACACAGGCTATTCAATGGTAGATTTTGTCCTTGTTAACCTGGCCTCCATAGTTGATGCACGTGTTGATTGTTTCTATCCATTATTTGGACATACTATTGGTACCCCTGTACCTAAACTATTGGGTGGACTTGGTAGCATCAAATCTCTTAAACTATCAAATGATACTCTTCAGGCATGTTTAACTGCTTCCTGA